The Megalobrama amblycephala isolate DHTTF-2021 linkage group LG20, ASM1881202v1, whole genome shotgun sequence genome includes a window with the following:
- the LOC125255447 gene encoding growth arrest-specific protein 7-like has product MSGSFCRSLYAYNGDQHQQGLKFEAGELIKITQALDGGWWEGEKDGEKGWFPSTYVQIEELSSMSPLDEPLPRDWKSYMSPQGRRYYVNTISNETTWERPSSTPGTPRTPVKHKNSLPTVNGFHANGSPLHQTEPSHAVVRKASTDQQSPGSTSPVRKQECESTVTINCVTFPLLHMSEQQLLKPDEWSYCDYFWADRKDPQGSATVSGFEVLLQKQLKGKQMQKEMAEFVRERIKIEEEYAKSLSKLSQIPLAAQEEGTLGEAWAQLKKSLADEAEVHLKFSSKLQSEVEKPLLTFRENFKKDMKKFDHHMSDLRKQLASRYAAVEKARKALSDRQKDLELKTQQLEIKLSSKIEEDIKKARRKSTQAGDDLMRCVDLYNQSQSKWFEEMVTSSLELERLEVERVEMIRQHLCQYTTLRHETDMFNQGTIEPVDKLLRSVDPARDRELWVKEHRTGQQRPADMEI; this is encoded by the exons ATGTCAGGCTCGTTTTGTCGAAGTTTATACGCGTATAACGGGGATCAGCATCAGCAGGGCTTGAAGTTCGAGGCTGGAGAACTGATCAAGATCACACAAGCTCTGGACGGAGGATGGTGGGAGGGAGAGAAGGACGGAGAGAAGGGATGGTTTCCATCTACATATGTTCAGATAGAG GAACTATCCTCCATGTCGCCGCTGGACGAGCCGCTGCCGCGAGACTGGAAGAGCTACATGTCGCCGCAGGGCCGCCGCTACTACGTCAACACCATCAGCAACG AGACAACATGGGAGAGGCCGTCCAGCACCCCTGGAACCCCGAGAACACCCGTCAAACACAAGAACTCACTGCCTACAG TGAATGGATTTCATGCTAATGGCAGCCCGTTGCATCAGACCGAACCGTCGCATGCAGTCGTGCGGAAGGCCAGCACAGATCAACAG AGTCCCGGCTCGACGTCACCCGTCAGGAAGCAGGAGTGTGAATCCACAGTAACT ATCAACTGTGTGACGTTCCCTCTTCTGCACATGTCTGAACAGCAGCTGCTCAAACCAGACGAGTGGAGCTACTGCGATTATTTTTGG GCGGACAGAAAGGATCCGCAGGGAAGCGCCACCGTCTCAGGATTTGAGGTTCTGCTGCAAAAACAGCTGAAGGGAAAGCAGATGCAGAAAGAGATGGCCGAGTTTGTGCGGGAGAG GATCAAGATCGAGGAGGAGTACGCCAAGAGCCTGTCGAAGCTCTCGCAGATCCCGCTGGCGGCGCAGGAGGAAGG CACGCTTGGCGAAGCTTGGGCTCAGCTGAAGAAAAGTCTGGCAGACGAGGCAGAAGTTCATCTCAAATTCTCCTCGAAG CTTCAGAGTGAAGTGGAAAAACCTCTGCTGACATTTCGGGAAAACTtcaaaaaagacatgaaaaagTTTGACCATCACATGTCGGATCTCAGGAAGCAGCTGGCCAGCCGATACGCTGCTGTGGAGAAG GCACGTAAAGCTCTTTCAGATCGGCAGAAGGATCTGGAGTTGAAAACCCAGCAGCTGGAGATCAAACTCAGCAGTAAGATCGAGGAGGACATCAAGAAAGCGCGCCGGAAATCCACACAGGCAG GAGACGACCTGATGCGATGCGTCGACCTCTACAATCAGTCCCAGTCCAAGTGGTTCGAAGAGATGGTCACCAGCAGCCTG GAGCTGGAGCGGCTGGAGGTGGAGCGTGTGGAGATGATCAGACAGCATCTGTGTCAGTACACAACGCTACGACACGAAACCGACATGTTCAACCAGGGC ACCATAGAGCCGGTGGACAAACTGCTGCGGAGCGTCGATCCCGCCAGAGACCGAGAGCTGTGGGTGAAGGAACACAGGACGGGACAGCAGAGACCGGCGGACATGGAGATCTGA